In one Cupriavidus taiwanensis genomic region, the following are encoded:
- the purD gene encoding phosphoribosylamine--glycine ligase encodes MKVLVVGSGGREHALAWKLAQSPKVQVVYVAPGNGGTALDKRLQNVPLTDPEVIAAFAEREGVAFTVVGPEAPLAAGIVDIFRAKGLRIFGPTQAAAQLESSKDFAKAFMQRHGIPTAAYQTFADAAQAHAYIDAQGAPIVIKADGLAAGKGVVVAMTLEEAHQAVDMMLDGNKLGDAGARVVIEEFLEGEEASFIVLVDGKNVLALATSQDHKRLLDADVGPNTGGMGAYSPAPVVTPALHARALREIILPTVRGMEKDGIPYTGFLYAGLMIDQDGNPRTLEFNCRMGDPETQPILARLKTDLVDVMEAAVSGKLDSIELDWDRRTALGVVMAAHGYPDDPRKGDAITGIPAETDDSVTFHAGTTLKDGTLLTSGGRVLCVVGLADTVKAAQRAAYAAVEQIRFDGMQYRTDIGYRAIKR; translated from the coding sequence ATGAAAGTATTGGTTGTCGGCTCGGGTGGACGTGAACACGCGCTGGCCTGGAAATTGGCCCAGTCGCCCAAGGTGCAGGTGGTGTACGTCGCGCCGGGCAACGGCGGAACCGCGCTCGACAAGCGCCTGCAGAATGTTCCGCTGACCGATCCCGAGGTCATCGCGGCGTTCGCCGAGCGTGAAGGCGTGGCCTTCACCGTGGTCGGCCCCGAGGCCCCGCTCGCCGCGGGCATCGTCGATATCTTCCGCGCCAAGGGGCTGCGCATCTTCGGCCCGACCCAGGCCGCGGCGCAGCTGGAATCGTCCAAGGATTTCGCCAAGGCGTTCATGCAGCGCCACGGCATTCCCACTGCCGCCTACCAGACCTTCGCCGACGCCGCCCAGGCGCATGCCTACATCGACGCGCAGGGCGCGCCGATCGTGATCAAGGCCGACGGCCTGGCCGCCGGCAAGGGCGTGGTGGTGGCGATGACGCTGGAGGAAGCGCACCAGGCCGTCGACATGATGCTGGACGGCAACAAGCTCGGCGACGCCGGCGCGCGCGTGGTGATCGAAGAGTTCCTGGAGGGCGAGGAAGCCAGCTTTATCGTGCTGGTCGACGGCAAGAACGTGCTGGCGCTGGCCACCAGCCAGGACCACAAGCGCCTGCTCGACGCCGACGTCGGCCCCAACACCGGCGGCATGGGCGCGTATTCGCCGGCGCCGGTGGTCACGCCCGCGCTGCACGCGCGCGCGCTGCGCGAGATCATCCTGCCAACCGTGCGCGGCATGGAAAAGGACGGCATCCCGTACACCGGCTTCCTCTACGCCGGGCTGATGATCGACCAGGACGGCAACCCCAGGACGCTGGAATTCAACTGCCGCATGGGCGATCCCGAGACCCAGCCGATCCTGGCGCGCCTGAAGACCGACCTGGTCGACGTGATGGAAGCCGCCGTCTCCGGCAAGCTCGACAGCATCGAGCTGGACTGGGACCGCCGCACCGCGCTGGGCGTGGTAATGGCCGCCCACGGCTATCCGGACGACCCGCGCAAGGGCGATGCCATCACCGGCATCCCGGCCGAAACCGACGACAGCGTGACCTTCCACGCCGGCACCACGCTCAAGGACGGCACCCTGCTGACCTCGGGCGGGCGCGTGCTGTGCGTGGTCGGCCTGGCCGACACCGTCAAGGCCGCGCAGCGTGCCGCCTATGCCGCGGTCGAGCAGATCCGCTTCGACGGCATGCAGTACCGCACCGACATCGGCTACCGCGCCATCAAGCGCTGA
- a CDS encoding YebC/PmpR family DNA-binding transcriptional regulator, whose product MAGHSKWANIKHKKAAADAKRGKIWTRLIKEITVAAKLGGGDPDSNPRLRLSMDKAMDANMPKDNIQRAIQRGVGGLEGVNYEEIRYEGYGLSGAAIIVDCLTDNRTRTVAEVRHAFSKHGGNMGTEGSVAFMFTHCGQFLFAPGTPEDKLMEAALEAGADDIVTNDDGSIEVTCPPNDFSAVKAALEAAGFKAEVADVVMKPQNEVSFSGDDAARMQKLLDALENLDDVQEVFTNAVIED is encoded by the coding sequence ATGGCCGGTCACTCGAAATGGGCCAATATCAAACACAAGAAAGCTGCCGCCGACGCCAAGCGCGGCAAGATCTGGACCCGCCTGATCAAGGAAATCACCGTGGCCGCCAAGCTCGGCGGCGGTGATCCCGACTCCAACCCGCGCCTGCGCCTGTCCATGGACAAGGCCATGGACGCCAACATGCCCAAGGACAACATCCAGCGCGCGATCCAGCGCGGCGTGGGTGGCCTGGAAGGCGTGAACTACGAGGAAATCCGCTACGAAGGCTACGGCCTGAGCGGCGCGGCGATCATCGTCGACTGCCTGACCGACAACCGCACCCGCACCGTGGCCGAAGTGCGCCACGCCTTTTCCAAGCACGGCGGCAACATGGGCACCGAGGGCTCGGTGGCCTTCATGTTCACCCACTGCGGCCAGTTCCTGTTTGCGCCAGGCACGCCGGAAGACAAGCTGATGGAAGCCGCGCTGGAAGCCGGCGCCGACGATATCGTCACCAATGACGACGGCTCGATCGAAGTCACCTGCCCGCCCAACGATTTTTCCGCGGTCAAGGCGGCCCTGGAGGCCGCCGGCTTCAAGGCGGAAGTTGCCGACGTGGTGATGAAGCCGCAGAACGAAGTCAGCTTCAGCGGCGACGACGCGGCCAGGATGCAGAAACTGCTCGACGCCCTGGAAAACCTGGACGACGTGCAGGAAGTCTTCACCAACGCGGTGATCGAAGACTAA